One part of the Paenibacillus silvisoli genome encodes these proteins:
- a CDS encoding nucleoside hydrolase, whose amino-acid sequence MATTFPVLSEQKLLARLAHPQRKVRMVLDTDTYNEIDDQFAVIYALKSPESVTVEAFYAAPFYNDLSSGPKDGMEKSYDELLKIRAIMPEMADIPVYRGSENYLQAPDQPQESEAARNLVERAMASSDDDPLYVVAIGAITNVASAILMEPKIIEKIVVVWLGGHALHWKDTTEFNLAQDLHASRTVLNSGVPLVLIPCAGVASHLMTTLSEMKDYVRDQGPIGQYLYDTYLNCSPDHVGYSRVIWDISTIAYLNNPDWMPSTLVHSPILSEDFRWSVDHSRHFIRYVHFAHRDAVFKDLFRKLGDGDK is encoded by the coding sequence ATGGCCACAACATTTCCCGTTCTATCCGAGCAAAAGCTGCTTGCCCGTTTGGCGCATCCGCAGCGCAAGGTCCGCATGGTATTGGATACGGATACGTATAACGAAATCGACGATCAGTTCGCGGTCATCTACGCGTTGAAATCGCCGGAGAGCGTGACGGTCGAGGCATTTTACGCCGCTCCGTTCTATAACGATCTGTCGTCCGGTCCGAAGGACGGCATGGAGAAGAGCTATGACGAGCTGCTGAAGATCCGCGCGATCATGCCGGAAATGGCGGACATTCCGGTTTACCGCGGCTCGGAAAATTATTTGCAAGCGCCGGATCAGCCGCAGGAGAGCGAGGCTGCGCGCAACCTGGTCGAGCGGGCGATGGCGTCGTCCGATGACGATCCGTTGTACGTCGTGGCGATCGGCGCGATTACGAACGTCGCGTCCGCGATTCTGATGGAGCCGAAAATTATCGAGAAAATCGTCGTCGTCTGGCTGGGCGGTCATGCGCTGCACTGGAAGGACACGACGGAGTTCAATCTCGCGCAGGATCTGCATGCCTCCCGCACCGTGCTGAACAGCGGCGTGCCGCTGGTGCTGATTCCGTGCGCAGGCGTCGCTTCGCATCTGATGACGACGCTGTCCGAGATGAAAGACTACGTGCGCGATCAAGGCCCGATCGGCCAATACTTATACGATACGTATTTGAACTGCAGCCCGGATCATGTCGGCTATTCCCGCGTCATCTGGGATATCTCCACGATTGCGTATTTGAACAATCCGGATTGGATGCCGAGCACGCTTGTTCACAGCCCGATCCTGTCGGAGGATTTCCGCTGGAGCGTCGACCACTCGCGCCATTTCATCCGCTATGTCCACTTCGCGCACCGCGATGCCGTGTTCAAGGACTTGTTCCGGAAGCTCGGCGATGGCGACAAATAA
- a CDS encoding TetR/AcrR family transcriptional regulator yields MIKNKFQLKRESTYQLLIEAGMKCFSEKGYTATTISDIVEQTGQTKGAFYGHFESKEQLFMHILNDQVDMTAGWTDIPKQFNPAETTLEEVMRATLTGLASMLASCPNWILVLVDFYQHSKHDPVMNGMLKDKYREWVAGVETLVIVLKEKGWISHNKDTRRIAMQIIAFNEGFIVSSVLFDGFDEQALIEGLVKLLA; encoded by the coding sequence GTGATCAAAAACAAATTTCAGCTTAAACGAGAGTCGACCTATCAGCTGCTGATCGAAGCAGGCATGAAGTGTTTCTCGGAGAAAGGGTACACGGCAACGACGATTAGCGATATTGTCGAGCAAACCGGTCAAACAAAGGGAGCCTTCTACGGCCACTTCGAAAGCAAAGAGCAGCTTTTTATGCATATTTTGAACGATCAGGTGGACATGACGGCCGGTTGGACGGACATTCCCAAGCAATTCAATCCGGCTGAAACAACGCTGGAAGAAGTGATGAGAGCGACGCTTACCGGGCTCGCCAGCATGTTGGCGTCGTGTCCGAACTGGATTCTGGTACTCGTCGATTTTTATCAGCATTCGAAGCATGATCCGGTCATGAACGGGATGCTCAAGGACAAGTATCGCGAATGGGTTGCCGGGGTCGAAACGCTGGTCATCGTTCTAAAAGAAAAAGGGTGGATCTCGCACAACAAAGATACACGCCGAATCGCGATGCAAATCATCGCGTTCAACGAAGGATTCATCGTGAGCTCCGTTTTGTTTGACGGCTTCGATGAACAAGCGTTGATCGAAGGATTGGTCAAGCTGCTGGCGTGA
- a CDS encoding M15 family metallopeptidase has protein sequence MKTNTRLPSLIIGAALSAVILTTQASCTNHWFGGGASNTAESNKSAVSDDTAASTVKTSTGKSGGNDSGQSADANAGASGKTNDDASVGASANAQTSSSALLAFLSENAPSKTVKRLNGVDYVTNTDSPLVLVNKQRELESTYVPRDLVKAKVGFSFSGDNPKQQLRKVAATALEKLFAGAKKDGIELKAVSGYRSYASQRSIFNLYAKKNGEEEANTFSAHPGQSEHQTGLAMDVSSASVGYDLDTSYGETKEGKWLKEHAADYGFIIRYELGKEKETGYMYEPWHLRYVGVFIAQEIKKRGDTLEAYLAQF, from the coding sequence TTGAAAACAAACACCCGACTCCCGTCCCTCATTATCGGCGCGGCACTTAGTGCCGTTATCCTAACGACGCAAGCCTCTTGCACGAACCACTGGTTCGGAGGCGGCGCTTCAAACACGGCAGAAAGCAATAAGTCCGCCGTATCGGATGATACGGCCGCAAGCACGGTCAAGACCAGCACCGGCAAATCCGGCGGCAATGATTCCGGCCAATCGGCCGACGCGAACGCCGGGGCATCCGGCAAGACGAACGACGACGCGAGCGTCGGCGCGTCCGCCAATGCCCAAACAAGCAGCAGCGCGCTGCTCGCCTTCCTAAGCGAGAACGCGCCGTCCAAGACCGTCAAGCGGCTGAACGGCGTTGACTACGTAACGAACACGGACAGCCCGCTTGTGCTCGTGAACAAGCAGCGCGAGCTGGAATCCACCTACGTGCCGCGCGATCTCGTGAAGGCGAAGGTAGGCTTCTCCTTCTCCGGCGACAATCCGAAGCAGCAGCTGCGCAAGGTTGCGGCGACGGCGCTGGAGAAGCTGTTCGCCGGCGCGAAGAAAGACGGCATCGAGCTGAAAGCCGTATCCGGCTACCGCTCCTACGCCTCCCAACGCTCGATCTTCAACCTCTACGCAAAGAAGAACGGCGAAGAGGAAGCGAATACGTTCAGCGCCCACCCGGGACAGAGCGAGCATCAAACCGGGCTTGCGATGGATGTATCCAGCGCCAGCGTCGGCTACGATCTCGACACGAGTTACGGCGAAACCAAGGAAGGCAAATGGCTGAAGGAGCACGCCGCGGATTACGGCTTCATCATCCGCTACGAGCTCGGCAAGGAGAAGGAAACCGGCTATATGTATGAGCCGTGGCATCTCCGCTACGTCGGCGTCTTCATCGCGCAGGAGATTAAGAAACGCGGCGACACGCTGGAGGCTTACTTGGCCCAGTTCTAA
- a CDS encoding MEKHLA domain-containing protein, producing the protein MSEALTGADAGTGAGMGERHAAIILDSYQKLLGKPLLERGDKESAAELLFGAELVVLSHGTQPDPVLNYGNRAALTLWEMDWEAFTVIESKHTAEPMIQAERQRFLEAVAKQGYIDDYSGIRISSSGRRFRIEEAVVWNLFDENGEYYGQAAAFANYTFVDGKEGL; encoded by the coding sequence ATGAGTGAGGCATTAACGGGGGCAGACGCAGGCACGGGCGCGGGCATGGGAGAGCGCCATGCCGCGATTATTTTGGACAGCTATCAGAAGCTGCTGGGAAAACCGCTTCTTGAGCGGGGAGACAAGGAGTCGGCGGCCGAGCTGCTGTTTGGCGCGGAGCTGGTCGTGCTTTCGCACGGGACGCAGCCGGATCCGGTGCTGAACTACGGCAACCGCGCGGCATTGACCTTGTGGGAAATGGATTGGGAGGCCTTCACGGTCATCGAGTCCAAGCATACGGCGGAGCCGATGATTCAAGCCGAGCGGCAGCGTTTTTTGGAGGCCGTAGCGAAGCAGGGCTACATCGACGATTACAGCGGCATTCGCATTTCAAGCAGCGGCCGCCGTTTCCGGATCGAGGAGGCCGTCGTTTGGAACTTATTCGATGAGAACGGCGAGTATTATGGACAAGCCGCCGCTTTTGCCAATTATACGTTCGTGGATGGAAAGGAGGGCTTGTAG
- a CDS encoding DUF1904 family protein produces MPQLIVKGVEHAVLAQVSGELVEEMARICGCGTDNFTIDALQTVSFFGGTTVPAYPFVEIAWFDRGQAVQDELALAVTAHLNLAGVDEVEVAFKVYKESAYYINGRVCG; encoded by the coding sequence ATGCCACAGTTAATTGTTAAAGGCGTTGAACATGCCGTATTGGCGCAAGTAAGCGGAGAGCTGGTCGAAGAGATGGCACGAATCTGCGGCTGCGGAACCGACAATTTTACGATCGATGCGCTCCAGACGGTATCGTTCTTCGGCGGCACGACGGTGCCGGCGTATCCGTTCGTGGAAATCGCTTGGTTCGACAGGGGACAAGCCGTTCAGGACGAGCTTGCCCTTGCGGTAACCGCGCATTTGAATCTCGCCGGCGTAGACGAGGTAGAAGTGGCGTTCAAGGTCTACAAGGAGTCCGCGTATTACATTAACGGCCGCGTGTGCGGCTGA
- a CDS encoding PP2C family protein-serine/threonine phosphatase — protein MRIAVVDDNPMNITVVREILKRAGYTNVLQAASGSELFGLLGLTPSGEEREDGTADDGHGIDLILLDMMMPGVDGITACSMINRSPRLKDIPIIMVTAIGDSKKLAEALDAGAIDYVTKPINRIELLARIRVALRLKEQKDWHKERDRRMREELQLAREVQLAALPQPVDDERIAIDAIFRPSEELSGDLYAWHRIDDSRYGVAVIDAMGHGISSSLACMFIASVLKEAMTKQVGVRRVMKELNRRSMQLQFADQLVQYYFTGIYMVVDLNAGTIEYANAGHPPGMLIRKNGTIEQLAQGGVAIGMFSEMAVEKHTLAISPGDRIVLLTDGIYDLVGSDYEEDRGASLTALLQPFGSHASLHELEQALFTREQPEELQSDDRCLVVVDLK, from the coding sequence ATGCGAATCGCAGTGGTGGACGACAATCCGATGAACATTACGGTTGTCAGGGAGATTTTGAAGCGGGCTGGCTATACGAATGTTTTGCAGGCTGCCTCAGGAAGCGAGCTGTTTGGACTTCTGGGGCTTACCCCGAGCGGGGAAGAACGGGAGGACGGGACCGCGGATGACGGTCACGGCATCGATTTGATTTTGCTCGATATGATGATGCCGGGCGTGGATGGCATTACCGCTTGCTCGATGATCAACCGCTCGCCGCGGCTGAAGGATATCCCGATCATTATGGTCACGGCAATCGGGGACTCCAAGAAGCTGGCCGAAGCGCTGGATGCGGGCGCGATCGATTACGTGACGAAGCCGATTAACCGGATCGAGCTGCTTGCCCGGATTCGGGTCGCGCTGCGGCTGAAGGAGCAGAAGGATTGGCACAAGGAGCGGGATCGCCGGATGCGCGAGGAGCTGCAGCTGGCGCGCGAGGTTCAGCTGGCGGCGCTGCCGCAGCCGGTGGACGATGAGCGGATCGCGATTGATGCGATTTTCCGGCCTTCCGAAGAATTGTCCGGCGATTTGTACGCCTGGCATCGCATTGACGACAGCCGCTACGGCGTCGCGGTCATCGATGCGATGGGGCACGGCATCTCGTCCTCGCTCGCTTGCATGTTCATCGCTTCGGTGCTCAAGGAAGCGATGACGAAGCAGGTCGGCGTGCGGCGCGTCATGAAGGAGCTGAACCGGCGATCGATGCAGCTGCAGTTCGCGGACCAGCTGGTTCAGTATTATTTTACCGGCATCTACATGGTCGTTGATTTGAACGCCGGGACGATCGAGTACGCGAACGCCGGTCACCCGCCGGGCATGCTCATCCGCAAGAACGGCACGATCGAGCAGCTGGCCCAAGGCGGCGTCGCGATCGGCATGTTCAGCGAAATGGCCGTCGAGAAGCACACGCTCGCCATCTCGCCGGGGGACCGCATCGTGCTGCTCACCGACGGCATCTATGATCTCGTCGGCAGCGACTACGAGGAGGACCGCGGCGCGAGCCTCACCGCGCTGCTGCAGCCGTTCGGCTCGCATGCCTCGCTGCACGAGCTGGAGCAGGCGCTCTTCACGCGCGAGCAGCCGGAGGAGCTGCAATCCGACGACCGGTGTTTGGTGGTCGTGGATTTGAAGTAG
- a CDS encoding DUF1273 domain-containing protein: MKQVLITGYRATELGIFSAKHPGIGIIKKALRKQIAALAEDGLEWVIISGGWGVELWAAEVTIELKASYEGLRLAIITPFLDQEENWNEQKKTTYAEIAARADYVNAVSKQKYAGPWQFKARDRFLLDNSEGLILIYDEEQDGSPRYLLELARQHAEITPGYRIITISGHDLQSIAEEEQLYEYE; encoded by the coding sequence ATGAAGCAGGTACTGATTACCGGTTACCGGGCGACCGAGCTGGGCATTTTCTCGGCGAAGCATCCCGGGATCGGCATTATAAAGAAAGCGCTCCGGAAGCAAATTGCGGCCCTTGCCGAAGACGGCCTGGAATGGGTGATTATCAGCGGGGGCTGGGGCGTGGAGCTATGGGCGGCGGAAGTGACGATCGAGCTGAAGGCCAGCTACGAAGGCTTGCGTCTGGCGATCATTACGCCTTTTCTCGATCAAGAGGAGAATTGGAACGAGCAGAAGAAGACGACCTACGCGGAAATCGCGGCTCGCGCCGATTATGTAAACGCCGTTTCCAAGCAAAAATACGCCGGTCCCTGGCAGTTCAAGGCGAGGGACCGGTTTCTGCTCGATAACTCCGAGGGTCTCATCCTGATCTACGACGAGGAGCAGGACGGTTCGCCGCGGTATTTGCTGGAGCTGGCCAGGCAGCATGCCGAGATTACGCCGGGGTATCGGATTATAACGATCTCCGGCCATGATTTGCAAAGCATTGCGGAAGAAGAGCAGCTGTACGAATACGAGTAA
- a CDS encoding metallophosphoesterase family protein encodes MGNNLHYREDGTFTIVQFTDLHWQNGEPDDVLTRLLMERVLEQASPDLVIFTGDVIYSDDCIDPKQSFRDAVRTVESRGIPWAAVFGNHDTESSVTRDELMDVQLEHRHCVSEAGPKELSGTGNFALLIREHGSDKPTRALYLLDSGSYSELPHIEGYAWIARDQIDWYMAQAQSFKTANGGEPLPSLAFFHIPLPEYEEVWRKELCFGSRHEGVASAPINSGMFAAMQEMGDVVGTFCGHDHVNDYWGELLGIKLCYGRATGYQTYGREGFPRGARVIKLRDGEWDFTTEIILDDGTVIREPEEHYPKGMEL; translated from the coding sequence GCACTGGCAAAATGGGGAGCCGGACGACGTCCTGACCCGCCTGCTGATGGAGCGGGTACTAGAGCAAGCATCTCCCGATTTAGTCATTTTCACCGGCGACGTCATTTACAGCGACGATTGCATCGATCCGAAGCAGTCGTTCCGCGATGCCGTGCGAACCGTTGAAAGCCGGGGAATTCCATGGGCGGCCGTATTCGGCAATCATGATACCGAATCGTCCGTGACCCGGGATGAGCTGATGGATGTTCAACTGGAGCATAGGCACTGCGTGAGCGAAGCGGGACCAAAGGAGCTGAGCGGCACAGGCAATTTCGCTCTGCTCATCCGAGAGCATGGCAGCGACAAGCCGACTCGCGCGCTCTATCTTCTCGACAGCGGCAGCTATTCCGAGCTCCCGCACATCGAAGGCTACGCCTGGATCGCGCGCGATCAGATCGATTGGTACATGGCGCAAGCGCAGTCGTTCAAAACGGCCAACGGCGGGGAACCGCTGCCGTCGCTCGCGTTCTTCCACATCCCGCTGCCGGAATACGAGGAGGTATGGCGCAAGGAGCTTTGCTTCGGCAGCAGGCACGAAGGCGTCGCTTCCGCTCCGATCAATTCCGGGATGTTTGCCGCCATGCAGGAGATGGGCGATGTCGTAGGCACGTTCTGCGGGCACGACCATGTGAACGACTATTGGGGCGAGCTGCTCGGGATCAAGCTGTGCTACGGCCGTGCAACGGGCTATCAAACCTACGGCCGCGAAGGCTTTCCGCGCGGGGCGCGCGTCATTAAGCTGCGCGATGGAGAGTGGGACTTCACGACGGAGATCATCCTCGATGACGGAACGGTCATTCGCGAACCGGAGGAGCATTACCCGAAAGGGATGGAACTGTAG
- a CDS encoding AraC family transcriptional regulator — MLAQMDFLFQATRPALSYMPMHEHTCYELVFYRSGKGVTRFNGAEYGYKPGTYAIVAAGTLHDERRTEDTDVIFVGFRLLRKEPKLTEGLYEENPASPILPILLSMVEEMQEQRAYYADQLNAYISAVVIAHLRSSSAGSVSGESVDHLLYARTFIDENCNQKITIEELAEMVGYSYHHFRHLFKKKFGLSPIAYLLHKRIQRAEHLLLHTALPVTSVAMDCGFSNDAQFCTLFKREKGESPRAFRMSRGRRPDDAASLSQPHTRPLM; from the coding sequence ATGCTCGCTCAAATGGATTTTCTGTTTCAAGCTACAAGACCGGCGCTTTCCTATATGCCGATGCACGAGCACACGTGCTATGAGCTTGTCTTCTACCGATCGGGGAAAGGCGTTACGCGTTTTAACGGTGCGGAGTATGGCTATAAACCGGGAACCTATGCGATCGTTGCGGCGGGTACGCTGCATGACGAGCGGCGTACGGAGGATACGGATGTTATATTCGTCGGGTTTCGGTTGCTGCGGAAGGAGCCGAAGCTGACGGAGGGGCTGTATGAGGAGAATCCCGCTTCCCCTATTCTGCCGATTCTGCTGAGCATGGTCGAGGAGATGCAGGAGCAGCGGGCTTATTACGCCGACCAGCTGAATGCGTATATCAGCGCTGTCGTAATTGCGCATCTGCGATCTTCAAGCGCCGGCAGCGTATCGGGCGAGTCGGTCGACCATTTGCTGTACGCGCGCACGTTCATCGACGAGAACTGCAATCAGAAGATTACGATCGAGGAATTGGCGGAAATGGTTGGCTACAGCTATCATCATTTCCGCCACTTGTTCAAGAAGAAGTTCGGCTTATCGCCGATTGCGTACCTGCTCCACAAGCGCATTCAGCGGGCCGAACACCTGCTCCTGCATACCGCGCTTCCGGTTACTTCGGTTGCGATGGACTGCGGGTTCTCGAACGACGCTCAATTTTGCACGCTGTTCAAGCGGGAAAAGGGCGAGTCGCCCCGCGCCTTCCGCATGAGCCGCGGCCGCCGGCCCGATGACGCCGCTTCGCTGTCTCAGCCGCACACGCGGCCGTTAATGTAA
- a CDS encoding glycoside hydrolase family 26 protein encodes MIYKGSIPFGRKMLAAFITIIVAFTTIHTYDVHAMDVWGIYKQAQKLDQQGKYAEAIAKYNLIAPEFAKKKEYGNAAGMYRRIGDDYAKLKKYDDAVANWDKEALYTGKANMTQMSIAAKRKADQLRSSARLFVETDASALGSSNTHGALFEPKNGAYIGAYAELDPAVHDAKTAKPFYTEGFPKLTGKDHAAYLIYFTYGKPLSSIKSHIDHAREAGVALQLGIQPLKGLGEVQDDEYLRQLARDIAASGVSVFLRFANEMNGDWVPWHETDPKKYIEKFRVVAKVFHEEAPDNVAMVWAPDRSPEYNINDYYPGDDAVDWVGVSLYTIFNPTLDPLKQGEDRSSHLEKFDYIYKQYAARKPVYISEGGVAYMYPEKKQDKTDWAVYKMKEFYASLPMLYPKVKAVFWFDSNHDASARIKYYMLSANQKLLGGYKQSVANPFYLSALGQESPVAYKPVNTASPVSASSQIISAYVKTWSPTLSKVTYTIGGKTVAAATALPWTAKIDFAPYKGKKLEVVVKAFDSKNTLVTTQKVAIAVK; translated from the coding sequence GTGATTTACAAGGGGAGTATACCGTTTGGCCGTAAAATGCTAGCGGCATTCATTACGATTATCGTTGCTTTCACGACGATTCATACCTATGACGTGCATGCGATGGACGTTTGGGGCATTTACAAGCAGGCGCAGAAGCTGGACCAACAGGGAAAATACGCGGAGGCGATCGCCAAGTACAATCTGATCGCGCCTGAATTCGCGAAGAAGAAGGAATACGGCAACGCGGCGGGCATGTACCGCCGAATCGGCGACGATTACGCGAAGCTGAAAAAATATGACGATGCCGTTGCGAACTGGGACAAAGAAGCGCTGTATACCGGCAAAGCGAATATGACGCAAATGAGCATCGCGGCCAAGCGCAAAGCCGACCAGCTGCGGAGCTCGGCACGCTTGTTCGTGGAGACCGATGCGTCCGCGCTCGGTTCCTCGAATACGCACGGCGCGCTGTTCGAGCCGAAGAACGGCGCGTACATCGGCGCCTACGCGGAGCTCGATCCGGCCGTCCATGACGCGAAGACGGCCAAACCGTTCTATACGGAAGGCTTTCCGAAGCTGACGGGGAAAGACCACGCGGCGTACTTGATTTATTTTACGTATGGCAAGCCGCTTTCGAGCATCAAGAGCCACATTGATCATGCCCGCGAAGCCGGCGTTGCCCTCCAGCTCGGCATTCAGCCGCTGAAAGGGCTTGGCGAGGTGCAGGATGATGAATATTTGCGCCAGCTGGCACGCGATATCGCGGCTTCCGGCGTCAGCGTGTTTCTCCGTTTTGCCAATGAGATGAACGGCGACTGGGTGCCGTGGCACGAGACGGATCCGAAGAAATACATCGAGAAGTTTAGAGTCGTCGCGAAGGTTTTCCATGAGGAAGCGCCGGATAACGTCGCCATGGTGTGGGCGCCGGACCGTTCGCCGGAGTATAACATCAACGATTACTACCCGGGCGACGATGCGGTCGACTGGGTCGGCGTCAGCCTGTATACGATTTTTAACCCGACGCTTGATCCGCTGAAGCAAGGCGAGGATCGCTCGAGCCATCTCGAGAAATTCGATTACATCTATAAGCAGTACGCTGCGCGCAAGCCGGTTTACATCTCCGAGGGCGGCGTCGCGTATATGTACCCGGAGAAGAAGCAGGACAAGACCGACTGGGCCGTTTACAAAATGAAAGAGTTTTACGCTTCGCTACCGATGCTCTATCCGAAGGTGAAGGCCGTCTTCTGGTTCGACAGCAATCATGACGCTTCCGCTCGCATTAAATACTACATGCTTTCGGCGAATCAGAAGCTGCTGGGCGGCTACAAGCAATCCGTTGCGAATCCGTTCTATCTGAGCGCGCTCGGCCAGGAATCGCCGGTCGCCTACAAGCCGGTTAACACCGCTTCGCCGGTATCGGCTTCCAGCCAGATCATTTCGGCTTACGTCAAAACCTGGTCGCCAACGCTCAGCAAAGTCACCTATACGATCGGCGGCAAGACGGTTGCAGCCGCGACGGCGCTGCCGTGGACGGCAAAGATCGATTTTGCTCCGTACAAAGGGAAGAAGCTCGAAGTCGTCGTGAAGGCGTTTGATAGCAAGAACACGCTCGTGACAACGCAAAAGGTTGCGATTGCCGTAAAATAA
- a CDS encoding MmcQ/YjbR family DNA-binding protein yields the protein MEQLTAYCLTLPGAEKDYPFGPDTLVMKAGGKMFALLSEGSISLKCDSVIAENLRQQYEAVTPGYHLNKKHWNSIALDGSVPQDELRDMIKHSYELVLKGLTKAERTRIAGLA from the coding sequence ATGGAACAACTGACTGCTTATTGCTTGACGCTGCCGGGCGCGGAGAAGGATTATCCGTTCGGGCCAGATACGCTCGTCATGAAGGCGGGCGGCAAAATGTTCGCGCTGCTGTCGGAAGGCAGCATTTCGCTCAAATGCGACTCGGTGATCGCCGAAAATTTGCGCCAGCAGTACGAAGCCGTGACGCCGGGTTATCATTTGAACAAGAAGCATTGGAATTCGATCGCTCTGGACGGTTCGGTTCCGCAGGACGAGCTGCGCGATATGATCAAGCATTCGTACGAGCTGGTGCTGAAAGGCTTGACCAAAGCGGAGCGGACGCGGATTGCCGGCTTGGCATAA
- a CDS encoding lipase family protein → MNNGSTMDIRTAIFLAAVCGQTYMQYSNDGLFLVPSTYRLVGPFQAASYTGDEEPFGFVLESERAVILAFRGTSSPTDWVTDMIAQQVAFKPVKNGGYAHRGFAEVYMSARDQIFRLLDQVPKDKPLFVTGHSLGGALATLASLDIAANRKPAALLTYTFGAPRTGDPVFVRTYNATVPITFRVQNEFDIVPHLPPLVYQSPKTDKTYYYLHVKEEVKRSFRNGSVGGNHVISSYFADLAREAPTFASVICQGPPGWCPQK, encoded by the coding sequence ATGAACAACGGCAGTACGATGGATATTCGAACGGCCATCTTTTTGGCTGCGGTTTGCGGGCAAACGTACATGCAGTACAGCAACGACGGGCTGTTTCTCGTGCCCTCGACCTATCGGCTCGTCGGTCCGTTCCAGGCCGCTTCCTATACCGGAGATGAAGAACCTTTCGGCTTCGTGCTCGAATCCGAACGCGCGGTCATTCTCGCCTTCCGCGGCACGAGCTCGCCGACGGATTGGGTTACGGATATGATCGCCCAGCAAGTTGCGTTCAAGCCGGTCAAGAACGGCGGCTACGCGCACCGCGGGTTCGCCGAAGTGTACATGTCGGCCCGCGATCAGATCTTCCGGCTGCTCGATCAGGTACCGAAGGATAAGCCGCTCTTCGTCACCGGCCACAGCTTAGGCGGAGCGCTCGCGACGCTCGCCTCCCTGGATATCGCGGCGAACCGCAAGCCCGCCGCCCTACTCACCTATACCTTTGGAGCGCCGCGTACGGGAGACCCCGTGTTCGTGCGAACCTACAATGCGACCGTCCCGATTACCTTCCGGGTGCAAAATGAATTCGACATCGTCCCCCATCTGCCCCCGCTCGTCTACCAGTCGCCGAAGACGGATAAAACCTATTACTACTTGCACGTGAAGGAAGAAGTAAAACGAAGCTTCCGGAATGGATCGGTCGGCGGCAACCACGTCATTAGCAGCTATTTTGCCGACCTGGCGCGCGAGGCGCCCACATTCGCGTCCGTAATCTGCCAAGGACCTCCGGGCTGGTGTCCTCAGAAATGA